ATATCCAATCTAGGGTTAAAGCGATACAACAAGAAATATCATATTGCGATACTCTGATGGAACATGATATCCGTAACGATGTACACTCACTTTAagatcaaaagaaaattaaattttaatattcaaaatataaaccGTAACAtcgtttgtgtgtatataatgtttaCACCAAAATATATTCAAGATAAAAATCACCTTCATAAAAACCCAAACTGCCGCATTATACCTTCCTAAACGATCAATTAAaccatttataaatacaattacaaataaataaataaataaaggcccTGAAtgactaaactttttttttttttttttatgtactgtgTAAATCCAGTCAATttattctataaaaataaactattttctaCCACTGTGAACAGtttgtttacaaaaacaaacatttttcgCATCTGAAGCAGCAGTTCATCACCGAATAAATCATCAAGTGTTTATTGGCAACGAAAGAAGGATACGACTGATTAAAAAGCCAGAAGggtttttttaagatttaatatataaaagtattttttttttttttttttttacaattatgtaGAACGTCTTTAAAGACCCCAGAaggtgttccagcatgacgatgcccctgtgcacaaagccagcagcatgaagatctgctttacatgaggatggatgatgtggaagatctcctgctatagagctctaaacctcctcaacttctcacctacatcagtaccagactttactgatgcccttgtgtctgaatgagtcTCCACAGACTgcagtggaacatctccccagaagagtggagctcattagaaCAGCAAGTGTGGATTAATGTGGACTGATTAATGTAGCTTACTAATGcaatcctacacacacacacacacacacacacacacacacacacacacacacacacacacacacacacagagtgacagtgtgtaaaataaacaaactggcGTTTGTGTGTGAAACAGCTGGGATTCGCtcacacatttattaaataattaaaaatatataaataatgattcATGTCGCATctcaaaaaggaaaaagaaaaaaagaacagtttaatgacttcatgatttaaaaaaaactacaacttCTGAGGAAATCCCAGTCTACAGAAGTTGTTCAGAGTCTAGGCTCCGCCCACACCTGTTTATTAcctgtataaatatttattaatgaacgAGCAGCTCCGCGTTACCAATTTAATATCacgtgaaaaagaaaaaacatggtGTACAGCGCCGGTGCATTTATCGTCCTCCCACGTGAACAAAACGTTTATTGTTCCTATGCAGTGCTCGTTACGTTTGTAAAAGGTCACgagtttcatttttaatgttggtcattaaattcataaatatataaaaaagtaaagaaacaagcaaaaaaaaaaacgaggaaaaaagttaattaaataaaactaaaataattaatatctttttaataagatatataatataatagcaaagtatcaaaataaacaagcATAAACAAGCAAATTTAGATTATAAATACAAGAGAatttaaaattaagtaaataaataaataactaaattgtaaaaacttttttaaaagttaaataaattaacaaataaataattgctcTAATTAATTACAAGAGTTTAAacagaaaattttaattatttaaaacataaaactgagaaaatcagaaataaaatcaaaatcgTTTGAAATGAAATTTCTGTAATTGGATTTGGTTTTGCGTGATGAACGTGACAGGATGGAGTTTATCACGATGATCAGCTCGTATCTGAGTAACTGAACTGATGTGCAGAAGATTTCATGTCTAATTTCACATAACTTTTTTTAAGCAACAAATgagaaatgaaattaaatatatagaaaagttcagtttcaaaaagcttttaaaagtaacactTTGTATCTCTCATTAAAGGTCAATGTGTTACATGTGTACAGCTGTTCAGTCAAACATCTGTATTAGGTACAATAAATGAGTTTTCACCGAACTGAAAGGTTTTCACTTATTTCTCTCTTAATATTATCAAATCATAAATGAGCGGAACTGCAGCCACTTTTTACTGTAATGCAGCATTTACTtgaacatgtttgtttttttggccgTTGACAGGAAAAAGGCGGTCCGTCTCTAAAAAAGAAGAGACGATACAACGACTAAAACACCTGTAATATCAGTGACCTCAAATCAGAGACATGAACCTGCTCCTGTTTTTTCCCaaccccccccccttttttttgccTCCACTTATCTATAAAACATGACCAGAGATGCCCAGATTAGTGCTAAAGTTAACGTCCCCATGGAGACTTTCTTACAGGCTTTTTTAAAGTGTTGACTGACCAaacaaataacagaaaaaaaatactaaattcGCCACatattaaaacacacttttcCCCCCCTCCATGCCAAAAATGGCATTTTTAAGCAAGACAATTGAAACAAATCTGTGGCGTAAAATGGTTTATTCTGCAATTGAGGAGTTGTGGTTTTGTATGAGGAAgcctggtgtgtcagagaagtatgtgagggtggtgcaggacatgtataaggacagtgtgacagcagtgaagtgtgcagtaggaacaacagactggtttgaggtggaggtggaactgcatcaaggatcgactctgagccctttcctgtttgcagtagtgatggacaagttgaagggcgaggtcagacaggagtctccatggactatgatgtttgtggattaGTGATTAgagatagaagagtatctgcagaagtgaaagggaaagtttataggactgtggtgagacctgagatgttgtgtggagacaggaggtagagctggaggtagcagagctgaagatgttgagatgttcattgggattGACGACAATTGACAGGATTAGAGACAAGTTTATTAGTGGGACGGGACATGGGGTATAcaagtaggagaatgctgaggatggagccaccaggaaggaggaaaagaggaagaccaaggaggaggtttatggatgtggtgagggaagacatgcaggtagttggtgtgaaagaggcagatgtagaggacaggggggtatggagacggatgatccgctgtgaagacccctaatgggaaaagccgaaagaagaagaacaaataATACACTACGTGtctgtttccatggtaacaatAGCGTTGTCATGGAGACTTGTGCACCAGACGCTTTGTGGAAAGACTCGTAATACGCGCGTGACGTGACCGTTAATAGCAGCGACCCCCAACCATTTTTTGCAACATGTGTGTTTTCCACACAAGACGATTTTTCCACCGACTGGGGATTGTGGGTAACGTAAATATCATATGATTAATAATATAATCCAATTATTACCTTTACATtacaattattacatatataatgaaaCACAACTCAACTCAGTATAATGCACAGTGGAAGCTTCATTTATTGACTAAGACTGAAACTGACACAGGAGGAAATTatcttgttttttataaaaatacccGGCAGACCACAAACGTCaattaaaaaggaaatacaATAAATCAATTCACGTATCAGTACCAAATGATCCAGGACCCAGTACCAAACGGTCCACAATCAGGTAAAAAAGAATCTGCAGTCTTGTACCAAATGATCCACGGTTTAATATCTAGTTATCCACAAGCTGGTACCAAATGATCTGCAGCAAAGTATCAAAAATAGTCCACACCCTGGTACCAGCTTGTGGCCCTGTGGTTGGGGACACCTTATTAACAGCACGAACAGCAGCATGAATAAAGTTGTTGTGGTATACAAAATGTCATgataacattattttatattataataataattgtacttTCCCAGATTGTGGGTTCCGTATAAACACTTTGGCTATAATGAAGCATTTTTTCTGAACAAAGTTTTGATTGAATATAATTACAACCCAGGCTGGAAGCAGGTGATCTGATGCTAAAACCAACATATCGTCAATAACCGTGATTGTGGTATCGTACGAACGATTGAGAAACGATACGATATTTTACACCAAAATGCCCTGACTTACGATATTCAgcataaaacagaacaaaagtctctctttttttaaaagagaactAAAAAAAGGCAGATTAAATAGTGATTACATgcgaaaaagaaagaaagaaagaaagaaagaaagaaagaaagaaagaaagaaagaaagaaagaaagaaagaaagaaaggctaAGCTAATAATTCGGGTCAAAGCAAGTTCACGCTAAAACATGGActacattaaatatgttttgttggggttttttttaattgttgttaattttaacatttaagtCAATAAACAGTAAATTTCCAGCCTGAAATCTCGACTTTAAACAtcatctttcttttattaaaaaactccAAACCCCCTCAACAACTCGGGCTTTGTTAGCGGCTTAGCACACGGATGCTAACTAGCCGAACTAGCCGAGCTAGCAGAACTAGCCGAGTGGCTAAATCATGACTTccgtttaataataataaaaaaaaagatcaataaacGATACAAACATGTAATAAAGGCAATAAATGTGagttaaattgttaatatatcCACCAAAACCCcttaattgcatttatttcgCGAAAccttaatgttaaaaaaaatccaactagCAGTAATTAAAAAAGggttgaacataaaaaaaaattgatttagaAATTAAATTCGAAATAATTCAGTGCccctattatttatttaattcacaattaaatctattaaaagataaaataataaacaatatataaatcagTTAGTAAATCAATAGAAAGCGCTCGGTTCAAgataataaacagattaaacatttatatttataatacaaaacaaatatgcGGTAATAAATTTGTACAAATTAAATGAGTTAAATCAGAAGAGTTCGTGTTTAAAAGTGATTAAAGATCTAAATAAATGAGTGTAGTGGTGTTAATAAGGAAAAGACTCGCATGTagaggagagaagaaagaaagaaaagaaccgtgtgtgtgtgtgtgtgtgtgtgagagagagagaagtagagtagtgtttattttacacacacacacacacacacacagtaaaagtTTATCCTGATGTTGGATTATAAAGTAAAcccgagtgtgtgtgaggaggaggaagattaTTAGTTGTGGGAtttgaagaggaaaaaaaaagaacaaaaaggagAAATTGAATGAAATGGCCAtcaacattataaataaatattataaagatTTTCTTACTAGGGGTCGTTTGTAAACCTGGGTGTTCGGGGAGGCTGGTATCCGTAAAGATGGCAATAAAGCACGTCGAAACAGAAGCAACACATCTCCGCCGAGACCACCATCTTCCGGCCCGAGCCCGAGCCCGGACTGAGGTTCGGGGAGAGGCCGGTGTTGGAGTTGTAGCCTCCCGTAGTCGGCGACAGAGCggtgtttgtgttgttgctgCATCCgctgctgccaccaccaccgCCGCTGCTGCTCCCGCTACCACCTCCAATATTATTAcaactactaccaccaccaccgccgCTACAGCTCCCGCTGCCCCCCGGACCCCCGAGGCCGTTCACTCGGCTCACACTGCCGGCCACCACCGTCGACGTCGAAGACCCAATCCCCAAGTCCGATCCGCAGTGCCCGGTCCCGGCTGCCCCACCGCCCGCCCCGCCGGGACCCCCTGCTCCTGGGGATCCCGACAACTTCTGCTTCTTCACCCCGCAGCAGCCGGCCGCCATCTTCGAACAATCTGCACCGACACACCGCTTCCGACCCATCGCCGTCACGGCGGGAAGGGCGGGGCCAAACGCCGACCACGCGTAGAAGTCCCACTGCGTCACGACGTACGACGCACGACGCTCCACCTTCaccgttttttttcccttttttttattacgagttattgattgattaattaattgatcgatcgatcgattgattaattgattttcttcctttttcctccttcctctccttctatatatatatatatatatatatatatatttaatatatatatatatatatatatatatatatatatatatatatatatatatatatatatttgtttttctccCTCCGGGTCGTACTCGACCACTCTTCTTacgtaaaacaaaaaaaaataaaaaattagggAGGGGTGAGGGAGGGAAAGGATTTCCGACTGACACTGCAATGTCACCCGGTGTGTGTTAAAGATAGAAAGAATCCCAGCGAGCGaataaggaggaggaggagaaaacacACGGGAACGGAGAGAACGTAGGATACGCTAGGGCCTTACGCAGAGTTCGCAGAAGGGCCGCTCCAGCTGTGTCCCGACGATCCGATCCGCTCAGTCGGATacatgaggaggaggaggaggaaggggtgggtgatggggtgtgtgtggggtgggggggaGTCGTCGCCGGGTTGGGTTTGTTTAATACCTCCTTCGGATGCCAGGTTCATCAGTTCATCATTTTTTCTATCAATTCATCAGGCCCAGACGCGTCCCGTTCAAAGAATCTGTTATAATAAGTATAAAAAGATAAGACGTGCGCGCGCAAGGCGGATGCTGGAGCACCGCAGACAGACACCGAACCGCAGTGCACCGTCTACGCGCTGTGTGCGGGAATCCGGGGGCTCGAACACGCAGGTTCCATACGACTCccctcctgtctgtctgtctgtctgtcaccgCCCGAGACCAGACCCAGACCGAACAGACAGGAACCGCGTCCTGTCAGTTGTTTAGTCGCTGCCGGTTCCGATCAGAAACAGACGAGTCAGCTGAGCTCGAGGCGCGAGGACCGAGAAGCGACGCAGTtgcagtttctctctctctctctctctctctctctctctctctctcggcgtCACACAATCCTCCGAGTCATCTCTCAGCTCGTCAGTGACCCGACCCGGTTCTGGTCCCGCTCCTCCGTTTTGTTTCCACCCACCTCGCAGCTCAAACCGAGCTCAGAAGTTTTCCCCCGGTGAGCCGGATCTCTGTCCCCCTTCTATCAGGACGCATTTTCCCCTCCAATGTGCACGACATGGACACAAACCAAGCCGCCCATTACCCGCGGTCCAGTCCCGGGCTGTGCTCAGTATTCCATACAAAAACAGCTGCGggtttctgctgttgtgttgttgtgttgtattttggAGGATCCAGGTTTCCTTGTGTAAATCCTGCAGCACACTCAGCACTACAGCGCTGCTGCTCCCACCGCCATCCAGCGCGCAGTTTACGGCCGATCCGTACGCAGCCTGCGCAGGATCTCAGCCGCGGCTACGGGGGAAGAAGAGCGCGGGCGGGGCTCTGATCGGGGGCGGGGCTTCCGGGAGAGGGGGCGTGGCTCTGATCGGGGGGGGGATGTCAAAACAGCGAGTCAGCAGGTGGAAATAGTATAAAAATGGggataagaaataaaaaaaataataatagatattgACAGTAGTACAGATTTAAAGTGTGATTGTCTCTAAAGGTTCATGTGCTGATGAACCCAAACACCAAAGGTGTGTAAGCACCTGTCTGTTCTTCTacctttcttcctcctcctcctccatcgtCTTCTTCCGACCAGGGTTTCTGTTTTCTGTGGCCGTTGTGTAATTTTGCACACTGATTGGAAAAGTCTAAGTTTTACGCTTTGAGATACCGCCACTGTAGCGCCACCATCTGGTCCATAATGtttgttcacaaaaaaaaaaaaaaacgatttaaaGAATTCTCTGgtaagtaaaaaaagtaaagaaatgaGTATTACACGTGTCAcgtgtactttacagcacagtgaaattctttctctgCATATCCcaatgatgttaggaagctgtgaGGAAgctcagagtgcagggtcagccgtGATCCATCACCCCTGGGGCACTGAGGTTTAGGGGCCTTGCTAAGGGGCCCCAATTGtgacagcttggcgataccggggcttgaactcTGGACGTGAAACAGGACGTGAGGCTGCATTTCAGCAACGATTTTACCCCCTGACCCAAAACTCAATAGGCTTCTTCAGGATGTATGAAACAAATCTACTGTCGGCGCCACCTACTGGCCAAAAAGTAACACTTTTTAAACCTTCATAATGCTCCACATTTAGTTTAaccatcatcacatcattttGACACCCTGCTGCCCAGATTTACTCATTTAGACCTTTTCTCCTACACACGAGAATTTCACAACTGATCATAACATTACAAACATCTGAATCCCTTTGTGTGTAGTTTCAGCTTTGATTTCATGCAATAATCAGGCAGCAGTTGTGTGGGAACGTTCACACACAAGTGCAAGTGtgaaatatgtaataaatacagTCATTAATTAGGTCTCGATGATGAGAATGCTGGTGAGACCCTGGTGTGGTTTCTCAAGTAACAACACATAGGCTAATGCTAAAGGTTGGTATTTTTCCAGCTGTGAAATCTTGGCTAATCTAAAACCTTACCTACAAGAACAAGATGTAGCATGATCTCAGACCCAATATCTTACAGTACCAGTCCAGTGTACACACCTTCTCTTTTAGTGGCATTCTGTTCATTTCCAACATCACACTTTAATACTGAATAATCCAAACTAAGAAAGAACATTCATGGATTTATGTTGCAAacgtatatatttttaattcttcaaagtagctacatttagctttgatgacagctttgcaTTCTCTCAGCGAGCCTCATGAGGtcgtcacctggaatggttttctgCCAATCACGAAGCGTTCCTATTGGTGTTGAGTGagtgttggctgcttttccttctccAATCCTATTCATCCCAAACCTTCTCAACTGGCTTTAGATAGCAGCAAAGCACCTcctcaccatcacacctccacCTGTGCTTCACcgtgggaaccacacattcaggaacttTCCATTTACCctctgaaaataaagaaaaaacactgcaggTGTCCAAATTATTGGCTGGTACTGAGGATAAACAAAAAAGACTGAAATTATGATTCCCACAATTTCATGCGTTGAAGCAAATAGTTGGATTTCTTTACTATTTTCTTCTTTCATCTTgatgaaatatttagaaaattgcTCCTGCTTTATTCAAACACcaccaatacattttttttttacaataaaataaacctaaCGTGTTGAAACAGATGATGAACGGATCTGGATAGCAAACAACATGAAAAGAATCATAAATAAGATGAGAATACGAACATATGACCGGCGTTGTTTTGCAAACCGATAAATAAAAGAGGCTCCAAAAAACATTGGAATCATTTTATTGAAATCTATTTATAATTTGAGATCATCTCAGAAACGTCTCTAAAAGAACTCCGGATaatccaaaatgtaaaaaaaaaaatgtctaagaTGGGTTtatttcaacaacaaaaaaatcatttattattttactacaaAAAGGTACTAATGTTACAGGAGCTCGGGttaaaagacacaaaaacagaCGGACAGGAGACATTTTAACACAAAGATGATCAGATGCAGAAGACAACATGTacatgaaggaggaaaagaagagaagagaaaggtgAAAGGGACGAGTGAGTGTTCCTGCTGCTTCAGGATTCCTCTCGGACAGGAGTGCAGCCGGAGAAGAAGCTGTTCTTGAAGCTGTTCAGTCCTCGCTTGTTCTTGCGCAGGAAGCTGGGCATGACGGACTCTTCGGACTCCTCGCTCTCGCTGTCCGGATCGGCCAGAACAGGCTTCTTCTCCAGCTTCAGAACCGACGACAGGTTACTGATGTCTCCGATTTCCTAAAAAGAACGATAAAAATGTCACTGAAAAAGATgcaatttatttaacaaaaaagcaGAAATGACTCCAAATTCCTTCCTGATCTCGGATTGTCGTTATATCGCAAAGATATAAAATCATAAGgtattttaaaacatcacaATCTCTCATGAAAAGTGCATCATGGTATAATATATATCTGTGCGCTTATGGGCGTGGCCAGGTTTCTCTCAGGAATCCACAAATCCTCTGTTGGAGTTGTAGCATGATTTCGATAGCAGTAAGAAAATCTCAAATCTGATTTTATGCTTGCGTGAATcagaaattaaaaagaaaagggggGGGAACCTTGTTTGTTGGTGGAACACAAGGAGGTCTGAAGAAGGTGGCATCTCGAGGGCTTACAGCCATGGGGTCTTCAGGAATCGTAACAGAGTTTTTGGAGGCTTCGTTTATCTCAGCAAAGTCCTGAAGTGAAGAGCAATAGGTCGACTTTAATAAACACATGGAGCAGTTTCCTGCGTTATGGTTACGGCCGCGGTGTTGCGGTTTCTCACCATGCTGGTACGGTTGTCCATGTTCCGACACTTCTCGTGGTCACAGAGACAGTTCTCGCCGCACGTCAGTCGCCCTTTGCGGCAGCGGCACAGTTTGTTGACGCATCGGCCCTTACACGCGCACTACGCAAAACACAAACAcgtgagaggaaaaaaacctgAGTAGGGAGAAAAAAGGGAACAAATACAGAAACTATCCACTAGAGGGCACATGAGTGATTTTTATAAGGAAAATGAACAGGGATAAAACATGacaatttaatacataaattataaataaatgtaaaaaaaattaaaaatcttcATAAACAATTCTTCCGTCACACGACATCATTAGAAATTAGCGGGAATTTCTTGTCGCTAAGCAACACAACAACTGACTGTTAAAGtagaccagaaaaaaaaaaaaaaagctaatctttctcctctctattGTCCTCCTCACCCCGGTCATTTTACACTTCTTGGAGCCTCGtttgttcctttctttcttctccggACGCCACTCGTCCTCCTCCTTCTCAGACTCCGATGGAGACACCAGCTCATCCAGGTCGATGGTGGGTTCCTGCAGAGGTGCTCGTGCCGTGGAAGTTTTGGATTTCGGctttgattaaaaacaaaacaggaaggAAGTTGGAACATCGAATACGTCACGTCTGAGCAAATCTCAAGACTCTGAGACTGAAGATTGTGTTGAGAGGGTATGAGATTTACTCTTTCTCTTACCTTAGGAGGAATATATTCAAACGACGTGTCCGGTGACTCGCTTACAGCTGGCGGTATTTTCTTTGCGCTGGTCAACTGAACCATAAGTAACTTCTGTTCtcgttaaaaacaaaaacaaaaagaaaggggGTGTTAAATAGTTTTACATCATGCTGAGTGACATTCATACATCCagcaaatcatcatcatcaattccTACATCATCTCCACCTGTTTGTATTGTTCTGTTTCTTCCAGGAGTTTCTGGTTCTGCTCAGTGAGTTCTCTCATCTTCTCAAGCTCCTCCTCCTGTGGAATGTTCataataattctattaataaaataaatcttccatattccaaaacaaaaaaaccccaaaacatcttgACAGTAAC
This Silurus meridionalis isolate SWU-2019-XX chromosome 15, ASM1480568v1, whole genome shotgun sequence DNA region includes the following protein-coding sequences:
- the ammecr1 gene encoding AMME syndrome candidate gene 1 protein gives rise to the protein MGRKRCVGADCSKMAAGCCGVKKQKLSGSPGAGGPGGAGGGAAGTGHCGSDLGIGSSTSTVVAGSVSRVNGLGGPGGSGSCSGGGGGSSCNNIGGGSGSSSGGGGGSSGCSNNTNTALSPTTGGYNSNTGLSPNLSPGSGSGRKMVVSAEMCCFCFDVLYCHLYGYQPPRTPRFTNDPYPLFVTWKIGRDKRLRGCIGTFSAMNLHSGLREYTLTSALKDSRFPPMTREELPRLFCSVSLLTNFEDVGDYLDWEVGVHGIRIEFFSEKGSKRTATYLPEVAKEQGWDHIQTIDSLLRKGGYKAPITNDFRKTIKLTRYRSEKMTMSYADYIAHRQHHHYQNGIGHPLPPYNHYS